In the genome of Zygosaccharomyces rouxii strain CBS732 chromosome G complete sequence, the window CCATTACGATGTAAAGTAACAAGTGAATATTTGGTATTAGATTTTAGTTTCAAAGCATGTTGTAGTgcattcaattcttctttttcacAAATAGTATCAATCACAATAACCACAACGTCATCTTTAGACTTCCCACCCCCAGTTTGGCTCATATATGTCTCGCAGTCGGGCATGTCTGTATTCCAAGGGTTGTAAGTATTGCAGAATATACAGATCCATTTCTTTCCATCGTCAGAATCCACGATTCTCGAGCCACCGTAAAGACCTTTGCACTTTTCGCACCGGAATTGACCTTCTAACCACTCCGCCTGGGCCTTGAATGGTTCATAAAGGCAGTGGATATGCCCTTCATCCCCCACGTCTTGCAACGCTTCGTTCCTCGATGCAGGCAGTACGCCGTAATTGAACCAACTCATAGTAACTATAGAATCTGcagaattgaataaagGTTGCCAGCTTGACGAGAATCGCTAGCCATAAAGTCCTATCTCTTAGTCTTGTTGTCCCTTTTATTTTGTATTGATATAAAGCCGATGTGCTAGGagcttttttttcttcaagagGCCTTCTGaacatgaaatttttcaaaccATACAAGATAACACCAACTAACTGAAAAAACTGACAACTCAAGTCATATAAGAGCACCATTAGACTTTAACTTGTGGTCATCGCTGACTTCTACAATGCCAAGAACCTACCCCTACTGGAGAGTCTCCAAGTTTCGTCCTGCCACCTGGCTAGAAGGTGCAGGTTACGCTCCTCAAGTGTTTGTGTTTAGAAATCTCGAAAGTGGACAAGTCCTGTACTCCCAGTTCCCCAATTTTACCCAGCAACAAGTTGACAAGCAATTCCAAAGGACTGACTGGTCAAACCGTAAGCCAGCTATCAGACGTGACATATGGAGATGTATGTGCGTTGTCGATATGCCCACATATGAGTCTGGAGTCAAGCTGTACCAGAATCTATGTCGTTTGAAATACCTACGTGATGTTAGAATGCCACAAGAAGCTCAAAAGCATCgtaaattgaatgaagatggtCACATTTGGTACAGCAGTCAGTACAGACCAACCTACACTCAAGAAGCCGTGGCCGATCTTAGAGAATCAATCGCTAAATCTGGTTGTGACAGCGACATTACTATACACTGGGAAGATGCCTGGAGAATGGGGGACAAATCTAAACACTGGACACCAATACTACCTGGTGTACAACACTCTCTGATGAGCCGTGTTGGTAACATTGCTAGAGAACAAAGTACTGTACTACGAGAACTGGGTGACAGGGCAAGGCAAGAATTCCAGAGGGCCAGGAAATCGAACCAGAACCAGCAGGAAGGTCATATGAGTCTATAAAGGCGAAACCAGAAAAATATGCATAGAAAAGAATGGTCGAACCCGATACATACTACTGTAAATAGTCATGACCAATTTTAAGTAAAATCCTATTATTGCACCATCACGGGTCGTAATCCACCCTGCAGAATCACGGTACATAATTCTTCCTGCCGGTTCCAGCTGTATAATCTGATTACGCGATCAACGTCTCCATTATAAATTTTTCTAGCGTGGTTTCCTGCCAATGAGCTCGCATTAGTTAGCTCGATTTTCCATTATAATtattagaaaaagaaaatatctCTTCACAGGCAACAAATATCCGTTGACAGGCAACAAACATCTCAGGAGAAACATATTTGTTGAGACTTTAAGTAAAGGAGGATAGGTTTAAACAAGAGGACTCTTTTATTTTGACATATTCTTTTCCCTTCTTACTCTTTTATTTGTTTTCTTACTTTCCTACCAACGAGCATCGTTGCTTTGCTTTATCAAAGGTAAGCTATCCTAgatgaattcatcaaccTTTGACTACGTTGAGTTCAAGGGCCCCTATGGGTTTATGCACTCCCCAGTGCCACCAGTGGTTAATATTCAGCCAAAGCCTAGTCTTTTCTCATTTGTTAGTGATGGTGTCCTTGCACTAGCGGCCCCTGTGATATGTTACTGGACCTACTCCATGTTCTTTCACATCGTAGACATTTTTGAGTTGGCTGAGAAATATAGAATTCATGATTCCGAAGAAGTCCAGTCTCGTAACCGTGCTGGCCGTGTGGAAGTGTTTTGCGAAGTTATCTTTCAACATATTGTACAAACTACAGTGGGGTTATTGTTTTTACATTTTGATGCAGAACCTACAACAGGATTCGAGCAAAAGGCTATCTGGGAATGGAGAAGGATTTTACCCAGCGTCATTCCTGATTTCGTGGTCTACTACTTTTACATGTATGGTATCTCCGCTATCAAAGAAGTTATCGGATTCGTTGTCATTGATACATGGCAATACTTTTGGCATAGAGCCATGCATATGAACAAGGAATTGTACAGAAGATATCATTCAAGACATCACAGATTGTACGTTCCTTATGCCTACGGTGCTCTGTACAACGCACCAGTGGAAGGTTTCCTATTGGATACCTTGGGTACCGGTGTTGCCATGCTACTTACTCAAATGACCCACAGAGAACAGATTATGTTATATTCCTTTGCAACTTTGAAGACTGTGGATGACCACTGCGGATACGCATTCCCATGGGATCCATTCCAGATTATTTTCCCTAATAACTCGGTTTATCATGACATTCACCACCAAAACTTTGGTATCAAGACCAATTTCTCCCAACCTTTCTTCACGTTTTGGGATTCTCTATTCCACACGAATTTTGCAGGCTTCGAACAATATCAAAACGCTCAAAGACGTGTTACGATTGACCGTTACAAGGACTTCCTGAGggaaagaaaagagttgGCACAGAAAGGTATTAATACTGCCTACCATCCAAAGCGTAAGCAAAATTAGAAGCAAGGAAAGATGGGATTTACGGTTATTTCCCCGATAATTTATatgttttgttttgtttgACTAGGAAGAAAGTGGTCGTCCGCATGTATTCCGGTCATTATACAGCTGAATATGAAGtatagaaaagaaaaaaaaaaagattgtTCATGTTTTTTGTGtttaattccttttttttctcttaaTTTGTTGACGTTAAATTCTttagatttcaaaattagaTGTAGTCTTCTAGAGCCTTGTTTAGTCTTTGAACCTTGGCAGCGACGCTCAAGTCGACGGTCTTATCGCCAAGTTCAACAATCAAGCCACCTTGAATGTCAGGTTTGACTTCGttgaccaatttcaaaCTCTTGGAAGAACCCACCAAGTTAGAGCCAGCCAAAGCCTTTTCGACTCTcttgaaagatttggaatctaATGGTTGAGCAGTAATGACAGTAGCCTTGACCAAGCCGTTGTAGGCATCGGTTAAAACGGTGAACTGGTTAGAAACCTTTGGTAAAAGTTCCAATCTGTTGTTTTCAGCCAAAACTTTCAACAAGTTGGCAACGGAAGCATCCAATTTGCCGGTAGATAGAGTGTCCACGATAACGCTTCTGTCCTTAGATGCTAGAGATGGATTGCTAACAATTTCCTTCAATCTTGGATCGGTTTGAATGGATTGAGATAAGTTACTCAAAGATGCAGCAGCGGATTCGATAGAAGTGTCCTTGGAAGCTGCAGTGAAAAGAGCGGATGCATATGTACCATCTAGACCGAACAATTGGATAGGTGGTTTAACACCTTTACTAGCACTTGCTAGAGAACGCACAAAGATTCTGCCAAACATCAATACTTGGATATGCTTTTTCAGGTATATTCGAGGATCCAATGGGTTCGATTAGACCTTCAATCAATCTATAATAACAAACGAAGGGACTCTTATTTCAAGGTTATATTCGTCCATAGGTGCTCTGGGTTCGCTCACTTTTCTCGCATTTTTTTCCTAGGCCGAGAGTATTATCACTATATACGTCACTGtagaaattctttaattttatttgtTCAAAGTCACGAGAGCAGGTTAGAGAGCGTTACGCGACAAGAAGGGCCTTAAGACAGCTAAGAACAATACCATCAAGCTCTTTGGAGCTTGAGGATTCTGATGGTATACATCATTATGGTGTTTCATGGAGAAGTCTGAGCTTTCCTCTTTGGGAATGTGATATACGTTGTACCAATGAGGAATCAATATCTTATAGGAAAGTGTCCATTTACAGTAGGCGCTGTGTGATTACCATATATAGCATACTCTCTGAAATAGGTAATTGCAAAACCCATACACATATCTACCAACAGCCCTATCTTCGTCCCTCTGTTATTTGACAAGCCCTAATTAGTTCTTCCGGGTAACATagcttggaaaatttttcGAACTTTGGGCATATAAAAAGTCAACCTCATCGCATCTATGCTTTTACTTGTCACTCTACACTTTGTTCCTTCTAGAACCCTATCATCAGTAGTGGTTAATACTTACTCGTATTAATTACAATTACTTTTATAGAAACCTACGACCCTTCCACTTGGACTTTTCCgtttggatttttccatcTTCTGGATTTCCCAGTCGATGGGGATTTTCGGACTAGTTAATACTGGAGCTCGAGTGGTTGGTTCCGACAATAACCCATAGCTGAACGGTTTTTGACCACCTCCAAACAAGGTGGGCACAAGCTCCGTTTCGTTTCCGGTTTCTTAGATTATAGTCTTCTATGAGGGGATCATCTGTAAAGTTTTGGGCTTAGGCCCTAGCAGGTGGAGTTGCTCGATTGCAGAGAGCTGTATAATGCAGCTTGAGAGTTTGAAATCGGGCCTCCCTTCATGGAAGTACATTCCTTTagctaatttttttttttttttttgtttcgTCTTAGAAAAATCTTGTCTCATCTTGTTATATTATAAAGGCGACAATTCGTATTTACATGACAGTTCTAATTAACTACTTGTAGTAGGGCTATGCTATTGAGGATTACTACCATCACTGCCCTTGGGTGATGATCCACCATTTTTGGCAGCTTCTCGTTGGGCTATCTCGTATTTCAGCCTTTCAGCAGCTCTGTAGATCTTGCTCTGCAGGTAAAAACTACCACC includes:
- the ATP5 gene encoding F1F0 ATP synthase subunit 5 (similar to uniprot|P09457 Saccharomyces cerevisiae YDR298C ATP5 Subunit 5 of the stator stalk of mitochondrial F1F0 ATP synthase which is a large evolutionarily conserved enzyme complex required for ATP synthesis homologous to bovine subunit OSCP (oligomycin sensitivity-conferring protein)); its protein translation is MFGRIFVRSLASASKGVKPPIQLFGLDGTYASALFTAASKDTSIESAAASLSNLSQSIQTDPRLKEIVSNPSLASKDRSVIVDTLSTGKLDASVANLLKVLAENNRLELLPKVSNQFTVLTDAYNGLVKATVITAQPLDSKSFKRVEKALAGSNLVGSSKSLKLVNEVKPDIQGGLIVELGDKTVDLSVAAKVQRLNKALEDYI
- the MHR1 gene encoding mitochondrial 54S ribosomal protein mL67 (similar to uniprot|Q06630 Saccharomyces cerevisiae YDR296W MHR1 Protein involved in homologous recombination in mitochondria and in transcription regulation in nucleus binds to activation domains of acidic activators required for recombination-dependent mtDNA partitioning), with protein sequence MPRTYPYWRVSKFRPATWLEGAGYAPQVFVFRNLESGQVLYSQFPNFTQQQVDKQFQRTDWSNRKPAIRRDIWRCMCVVDMPTYESGVKLYQNLCRLKYLRDVRMPQEAQKHRKLNEDGHIWYSSQYRPTYTQEAVADLRESIAKSGCDSDITIHWEDAWRMGDKSKHWTPILPGVQHSLMSRVGNIAREQSTVLRELGDRARQEFQRARKSNQNQQEGHMSL
- the SUR2 gene encoding sphingosine hydroxylase (similar to uniprot|P38992 Saccharomyces cerevisiae YDR297W SUR2 Sphingosine hydroxylase has a role in sphingolipid metabolism catalyses the conversion of sphinganine to phytosphingosine) translates to MNSSTFDYVEFKGPYGFMHSPVPPVVNIQPKPSLFSFVSDGVLALAAPVICYWTYSMFFHIVDIFELAEKYRIHDSEEVQSRNRAGRVEVFCEVIFQHIVQTTVGLLFLHFDAEPTTGFEQKAIWEWRRILPSVIPDFVVYYFYMYGISAIKEVIGFVVIDTWQYFWHRAMHMNKELYRRYHSRHHRLYVPYAYGALYNAPVEGFLLDTLGTGVAMLLTQMTHREQIMLYSFATLKTVDDHCGYAFPWDPFQIIFPNNSVYHDIHHQNFGIKTNFSQPFFTFWDSLFHTNFAGFEQYQNAQRRVTIDRYKDFLRERKELAQKGINTAYHPKRKQN